TTCACCAAACTGAGCGATGTAAAAGGAAAAATGCTTCATGTTTGACTCCAAAATAGTAAAAATGTCCAAGTTATCCAAGAAAAAACTAGAGTTCAAATCAGAATGCATCCTAAAGGTACAaaagaattattaaaaacaaaacaaaaccttcagCTGTTTTAGAAACTCAACTGCGCACACCCATGCTCTGGAGCAGGTCTTTCTCAGACACCTTTTCTCAGCCCTTATGCTTACATCTATATTAAAATATCTGTCAGCCCCCTTAAAACAGCCTAACTGCCCATCTTAGGAGACCAACTGTATTGGACAGCTTGTTCCCCGAGGCTACTGATGTAGGTTACACATGTGTAATGGTGCTTATTGTGTTGGGAACATAAgaaacaacaggacatggtagtgcacacctgcaatctcagATGAGGCTAAACACctgagtctcaggctagcctgagctacagagggtGGGGGAGTAGGATGAGATGACTACATAAAACAtgtgcattttcaacaaaatacaacacacCCCAGACAAGTCCTGTGAAGAATAAACTTAAGAACCTAATGAAAGGCTACAAAATGGATGAGAAATGTCTCAGCAGGTCAAAGCACCTGCCACACAAGCATATGGGCCTGACTGGCCCCGAGTttgctctccagcacccatgtagaatgGCTGGGTGTGGGCAAGCATggctgtaacctcagtcctgtagGGAGCGgacaccagagaatcactggggctcactgctcagccagtctgaccaaaaacggCAGTTCCACGTTCAGTCAGGGACTCCATCTAAAGGAAACATGTAGATGAACAAaagaggacacccaatgttctcctctgatcTACACATGGCCAAGTGCATAAACACCACAACACAAcaccacaatacacacacacacaagcacacaccttcacaaaagaatgaaataatgatACAATGATTAAAAATCCTAATATTCaaaaaggagatggagagatttGGGACCAACAATATCAAGgttctaaaaactaaaaatgagaTGGGAGAGTAGTCAGATCAGTATTTCCAAATTAGCAAATATTCAGCCTTTTTCAAAATAGGTCTAAATCTTGCCatgtggcccaagctggcctggaactcattatgtagtccaggttggcctcaaattttgcagccctcctgtctcagcctcccaagcactgagataaTAGATctatggcaccatgcccagctatacgAACCACGTTTTACCCATTCATTACTGATGGAAATTTACGTTGTCACCACTTTTGGTCATTATGAGTAATGCTATTCTGAATGTTCATGTACAAGGCTGTGTATGAGCACTGATGGTGGAGCTCAGTATACTATTTAGCTCACACAAACACCCAGCTCCAACCAAAACCAAAAGAGCCAGGTGCTGTGGCACACTTCTaaaatcccagctactcagaaagATCACAAACTCACAATCAGTGCCAGCAATTTCATGAGACCTCgggtttcaaaataaaatatcaaagatgTGGAAATGGGGCTCACTGGTACAATGCTTACCTATAGGCTCAAGATGCTGGGTTCAATGTTCAgtatagcaaaaataaaaaaataaataaaagcttttgtgtgtttgtttcaaagttttgttttagggatgctgaggatcaaaccgaTGGTCTAGGCATGCTGGGCAAGTATTCTGTCACTGAGCTGTTGTCTCTAGTTATTTAAATCTTTAACCCAAACAGAATGCATTGTGACACAGGACTCTCTTCCTTGCAAAGCAGGCAGCTAAATATCATTATCTCTTAATCTTAATATGCTGTAATTTTACTGCACATAATTCTGAGAGACTCTGAGTATATATATTGTGTTTTAGCGCCCTGGCTGGCATTTGCTTAGCCTTCTTAAGTTGTCTGTTTCATGTCTGTGCTTGGGACTGAATGAAGGTCTCAGTCGcatgtgttctaccactgagctccagcaCAGGCCTCTAATTTGAGCACCCATAGAAAACAACCCttgttattttctttagtttccttTCTATAATCTCCAGAACACCATgatatctttttaaagttttttttttttttaatttatttatttgaaagagacagagaatgagaacaagcatgccagggcctcttgccactgcaaacgaattccagatgtatgtgccaccttgtgcccctggtttacgtgggccctagggaattgaacttgagtccttaggctttgcaggccaacaccttaaccactaaggcatctctctagctccttagCTCATTTTTAAAGTGAAGGAAGAATTTAAAGATACTTTCAAATGAATCTGAATACAAAAACCTGATTTTCATAAATGgcctcaaatctttttttttttttttgtttgcttcttgatgcagggactctctccagacaaggctgacctggagctctctGTAAACAAGAataagatggccatgagttcaatgccaccctgagactacataatgaattccaggtcagcctgggataaagcaaaaccctacctcaaaaaaaccaaaaaaaaaaaaaaaaaaaaaaaaaaaaagaatggccttgaactcatagcagctcTCTTACGTTGGCCTCCTGGAAtggtgggatgaaaggcatgagccatcacacctggggTCTGCAAATCTTTTTTTCTAGCAGTCTTGCACAGAGCAACTCAGTATTAATTTTTCCTTGAGGGGGAGCAACTCAGGAATGTCATTATAACATTTGACTTGGTTTTCAAGGGAATAACTATTCACTTTCTACACTCACACTTCATGTTTATGCAAtactaaataaaattacaaagctgcAGTGGGTTTCCTCTCAGTACAAGTAACTCAAATATGCAAATAAACTATAAGGAATACTTACATTCGAGaagagacgggctggagagatggcttagcggttaagcgcttgcctgtgaagcctaaggaccctggttcgaggctcaattccccaggaccatgttagcccgatgcacaagggggcgcacgtgtctggagtttgtttgcagtggctggaagccctgcctcaTCCATttggtctctctctatctgcctctttctctgtctgtccctctcaaataaataaataatttaaaaaaagatgcataGAGAAGAGACAGTCCTTAGCATCGTATCAACTTAACCCTGGCTAATGCTATAGAAGTTTAGGGACTATAtactacatataaaatatatatatattgactgGCACACACTGACTCCTAATCTGATGTTCTATTTATCTttagtcaggttttttttttttttttgaatttttgtgttgcttttttggacaatttcatacataaagtgtattttgatcatattcatctctCATCACCCTTCTATAGCTTTTCCTATCCTACCAAACATTAaccttcttcttcccaattagtTTCTCTACTTTGTCTTTATTAAAAaactattatatatatgtatactagtatgtgtgtatacatatatatatatatacacacatatatatatgtacatttatacatatatatacacatatgtgtgtgtgtgtatatatatgtatgtattagagaggggtgaggaagggagaaaaagagaatataagAATGCCAGGcctaggctgaggagatggcttagcagttaaggcactcacttgcttatgaaaccaaaggacccaggtttgattccccaggagccatctaagccagatgtacagggtggcacatgtgtctcgagttcatttgcagtggccagaggccctggtgtacccattctctctctttctctcaaataaataaataaaaattaaaataaaaaatttttaaagtgtgtcagggcctctaactgctacaaactccagatgcatttgaaacttcatgcatctggatttatgtgggtactggggagatcaaacccaggtcggcaggctttgtaagaaagcacctttaaccactgagccatctccccagccccctaatttttattttttggaggtagggtctcactctagcctaggctgacctggaactcatttcgtagctgaggctggcctcaaattcatggtgatcctactatctcagcctcccaaatactgggactaagggtgtgagctaccatgtctGGTTTAAACCATGTGTGGGAGGAAAAACCAAGATTCTTCCAGAAAGGATAATGGACAGTGAGTGTGGGCCATAGTTTGGACAATAAAGCAGAGTACATACCAGAAAGGCAGACTGACAGCTGCTCATCGTCCACTGGAGATGCTTTCTCATTGTTCTTGCCACCTTCTACCTGATTTTCTAGTTTGACTTCACTGCATACCAGGGGAGCTTCTAGTGGACTTTTACAGTAAGGATGGTCCAGCAACTTAGAACTCAGAATGTTCTGCTTGAGAGATCCATCCTCCTCCATCTGATAGGAGTTCTCAGTCTGAGCAGCCTCTTGAGACACAGACCCATCTGCACTACTCACAGACTGAGCTGCTCCAGACAGCGACAGCTTTACTCTGTCATCACTGACAGCACTTGTTCCACTTTCCTGACCCAGAGTCAAAACTGCTCTTTCAGTTTCTGAGGCGAATCTGTTATTAGAAGGAAGTTCTGATAAGGGGGTTTCACTAATTTGCTCTGTAGAGTCCCACTTAGGAGAAGAGGCTGACTGGTCCCAGGAGTATGCAGCACTGCCATTCTGTTGGTGGGGGAATGCTTCATCTAAACTGTGCTCCTTGTCCAAGAAAGGACTTCCTTTAGTGTGGCCATCAGGCATATGAGAGTTCTTTCCCGTCACCAAAACACTGCCGTCCATATCTGGAAAGTATGACTGATGCGGGCAAGGATCTTTAGGTTCTGGGGAAAGGACTGGGCTGCAAGTGCCACCCTCAGTGTTATCCCTAAGGGTCTCTTGATGGTCTCCTGTGACCTTTTGCACCCAGCTTCGCTGGGCTTTTCTTAGCTTGCAAATTCTACCTTTtgttctcaagtgctgggatctgaGAATCCTATACCGAAATCTAATCATGGATAATTTCTCATACATCATAAGAGGAGACACTTTTATTCTTCGATACTGATTATGTTGGAACTTTTTTGTAATTAAGGGTCCCCCATTCAGGTGGTGCTCGAGGCCTTGGTAGCAGCCAAAACAAAAGCGCTTTCTCTTCTGTTTGCTCAAGGTGACTACAATCTTCCCACTCTCACCCGGACTTTGGCTTTCCCTGATGAACTTCATGGGAAAGTCAGAAGCTTGAGGCTCTGTCCTAGGTCTATGACCATTGGCCTGACCTAAAACAGTATTTGCTGCTAAGTCAGCAACTGCCTTCAGGAGTCGTTTCTCTCTGCCGTATTCATGGTCCTGCTTTGCTGACGACAGCAACTTAACTGCATGGAGTTTCAGAAGAGTCCGTGAGGAAGAAATTAAATGCTTAGTGTCCTTTCCTTTTACTTCAGAGTACAAAGTATTAACATTTTGGGCACCCACACTGGACTTGGTGTTTGTACAAAGGGGTTCATCCTGGATCCACGTTTTCTGGATTTGAAGAGCCTTCCTAATACACTGGAAATGCTTCAACTGTCTATGACAAATGATGGGCTTAGCTTTCAGAACACACAAGTGTTGGG
The genomic region above belongs to Jaculus jaculus isolate mJacJac1 chromosome 5, mJacJac1.mat.Y.cur, whole genome shotgun sequence and contains:
- the Senp5 gene encoding sentrin-specific protease 5, which translates into the protein MRKPRKFLWKKGIHLALSEKWSNRSGSFKKFHFPQHLCVLKAKPIICHRQLKHFQCIRKALQIQKTWIQDEPLCTNTKSSVGAQNVNTLYSEVKGKDTKHLISSSRTLLKLHAVKLLSSAKQDHEYGREKRLLKAVADLAANTVLGQANGHRPRTEPQASDFPMKFIRESQSPGESGKIVVTLSKQKRKRFCFGCYQGLEHHLNGGPLITKKFQHNQYRRIKVSPLMMYEKLSMIRFRYRILRSQHLRTKGRICKLRKAQRSWVQKVTGDHQETLRDNTEGGTCSPVLSPEPKDPCPHQSYFPDMDGSVLVTGKNSHMPDGHTKGSPFLDKEHSLDEAFPHQQNGSAAYSWDQSASSPKWDSTEQISETPLSELPSNNRFASETERAVLTLGQESGTSAVSDDRVKLSLSGAAQSVSSADGSVSQEAAQTENSYQMEEDGSLKQNILSSKLLDHPYCKSPLEAPLVCSEVKLENQVEGGKNNEKASPVDDEQLSVCLSGFLDEVMKKYGSLVPLSEKDVLGRLKDVFNEDFSNRKPFINKEITNYRARHQKCNFRIYYNKHMLDMDDLATLDGQNWLNDQVINMYGELIMDAVPDKVHFFNSFFHRQLVTKGYNGVKRWTKKVDLFKKSLLLIPIHLEVHWSLITVTLSNRIISFYDSQGIHFKFCVENIRKYLLTEAREKNRPEFLQGWQTAVTKCIPQQKNDSDCGVFVLQYCKCLALEQPFQFSQEDMPRVRKRIYKELCECRLLD